The Triticum aestivum cultivar Chinese Spring chromosome 3A, IWGSC CS RefSeq v2.1, whole genome shotgun sequence genome includes a region encoding these proteins:
- the LOC123061048 gene encoding uncharacterized protein, with protein sequence MLHFYVHIISDTFLGGEESRIRPTKFRVSNGAGKRDFRVWKQRLKRGGGIADLPSDFKEKAPTGTAPHRTGSSLRQQTPPIHPSSILAQAREGGDEEEGARTGLLRRRRPPPQPPAPSAPPATEGDNNSTSKEKKKGEITKTIRDRLSSSFSSPRSRLSCWTSHPIRRSRRGSGTASDEHGTPVTAKAIRPPSRKVVAAGTRSLIERNDFYSQECNTHK encoded by the exons ATGCTCCATTTTTATGTTCATATTATTAGCGACACTTTTTTGGGGGGCGAAGAGAGTAGGATACGACCGACCAAATTCAGAGTTTCGAATGGGGCTGGAAAGAGAGACTTTCGGGTGTGGAAACAGCGCCTGAAAAGGGGAGGCGGAATTGCGGACCTCCCCTCTGATTTCAAGGAGAAGGCGCCCACCggcaccgcaccgcaccgcaccggtTCCTCTCTGCGGCAGCAAACTCCTCCCATCCATCCCTCGTCCATCCTGGCTCAG GCGCGAGAGGGTGGAGATGAGGAGGAAGGCGCTCGCACGGGGCTTCTCCGCCGACGGCGTCCTCCGCCGCAGCCGCCCGCTCCCAGCGCGCCGCCGGCCACCGAAGGGGACAATAATAGCACGAGCAAGGAAAAAAAGAAGGGCGAGATCACCAAGACCATCCGAGACAGGCTATCATCGTCTTTCTCTTCCCCCAGAAGCCGCCTCTCCTGCTGGACGAGCCATCCGATCCGGCGGAGCAGGAGGGGGAGCGGCACGGCCAGCGACGAACATGGCACGCCGGTGACGGCCAAGGCAATCAGGCCCCCCTCAAGGAAGGTGGTCGCGGCAGGGACCAGATCCCTGATCGAACGCAACGATTTCTACAGCCAAGAATGCAACACGCACAAGTAG